DNA from Lagenorhynchus albirostris chromosome 3, mLagAlb1.1, whole genome shotgun sequence:
TTTTAAGATATGTTCATTTGAAATACCTCTTACTCGGCCCAAGGAGAAGTTTATGCACAGTTTTGCATAGTCTGTAGTTAGTGGAATTCGTAAGCTAAATCAtggatgtacatatatacactactatatataaaacagataactaatgagaacctactgtacagcacagggagctctactcagtgctctgtggtgacctagatgggaagtgaatctaaaaaagagtggatactgtatacatataactgattcactttgctgtacagcagaaactaacacaacactgtaaagcaactattccaatatcaattaataaaaaaattaaataacatgaaAACAACATGGATGATGTTTAAACCCAAAGAACttgaatttaaagaaataatacttatttctctgttatgaaatattttaaagccttGTTGAATAGAATGTTACAATTTAAATTAGTAGAAAACAGcaacacataaaatataataaactattAACACAAAAATAATCAGTGAGGAAGGCAAGGTACAAGTTGAACAAGTTCTTTCTCTGACGTGAAATAACAATATAATGCGAGACAACTGATTTTCTCTCTTAGTCTCTTGATGGAGATAATTAAACTTCTTTCCAAACACAGTCCTTGTGATTGGGAACATCATAATCATCTGAGGTGTTAGGTTAAAATAAGTTCTATTTGAACCTGGAAATCAAAATTTGAGGGAGAAAAGGTTGCAGGAGAACTTATCTTTGAAGGGCTTCCCCTGATGTACCACCATCTTTGTGACCCCTCCCCTTCTCCAGGACTTGGGCCACTTGGCTATAGCAGTGTGCAGTAATTTCTGTGACCAGTGACTCTTTCCTGAGAATAAGAGTGTAGGCAGACAGAAATCAGGTTAAAGCCTATGAAAATTGCAAATGCCTCTTTAACATGTTTGCACTATCTAATGGATCCTGGTTAAAGATGAGAGAGGAAAGGGGTTTGAAGGATTAAATCCATTGTTTGTAGCACTTCATAATATCTTGttatgttttccttctgttatttaaTTGTTTACAACAAAGCATAGGCAtggataaaagaaatgaaatctcagGAGCTGACTTCATCCTCCTAGGCCTTTTCCTGGATATGAAACACATCAGATTTTTTATTGGTGCTATGCTTGTGATTTACACTGTGGCTCTGACTTTGAACTTTGTCCTAATTCTCCTGATCTGCATGGATTCTCACCTCCACACGCCCGTGTACTTCCTGCTCAGCCAACTGGCTCTCATGGACGTGATGTTAATCTCTAGCACAGTACCCAAGATGGCAACCAATTTCTTCTCCGGGAGGAGAAACATATCACGAGTGGCCTGTGGGACTCAGATCTTCTTCTTCCTGACTCTAGGAATTGCTGAGTGCATCCTCATCACCCTCATGTCCTATGACCGGTATGTGGCCATCTGTAACCCTCTGAGATACGCCCTCATCATGAGACAGAAGGTCTGTCTGCAGATGGCTGCCATCTCCTGGGCTGGGGGCGCCCTTACATCACTCGCACACACGGCCTACCCCATGCATTTCCCCACCTGTGGTTCCAGAGAGATTTCCCATTTCCTCTGTGAGGTCATGGCCATTCTAAAATTGGCCTGCCTATGAGAAGGCTGTGATAGTGACAAGCATTGTGGTGCTCCTCATCCCCTTGTCCCTTATCATGTTCTCTTATGCTCTCATCTTCCTTGCCATCCTCCGCATGAAATCCCCAGAGGGAAGGGACAAAGCCTTAGCCACTTGCTCTTCCCACTTGACTGTAGTGTGCCTCTATTACGGCCCTGCCATGGTGGTCTACATGAGGCCTAGTTCCTATCATAATCCCAAGCTGGACCAGGTCCTCCTTGTACTTGGCCCTATTCTCACACCTTTGCTAAATCCTCTGATTTATGGTCTTAGGAACAAAGAAGTGGTGGGGGCCCTAAGGAAGGTACTGAGTTGATGATACTGATGTCAAAttaaaagaagaagatatacccACCTCTAATCACTAACTTTAATTCAGCCTAAATAAGTTAGACTCCTATGTCAAGAGTTCTTACTTTTCGagttattcattcagtaaacaaatATGTAATGAGGGTCTCCTATGTGTCACATACCATTTTATGTACTTTTGATATCCTCTTTAGAATTGCTTTAGAATCCTGGTGGAATTTcccagggttgttttttttctatttttaactggCATCACTTGTACTTGCCTTCTTTGAAATATCCTTACAATATTAAGTTTCTACCCTGAACCTGTGAACTTCCACAAGTGTGGTGGTGGTAGGAAACTGATGATAAAATTCCACAGAAAATTGCTGGAAAATTGGATCAAAGACAGAACTTTATATCCCTGAGAATCATATAGGTCTCATTCAACCCCTGAAAGAAGCACATCTTGACATAAACCCAGAAATGTTATATGCTTGACTTCTTCATCTTCCAAAACATGCACGCATCCATCCACATACAAAAATGGCCATATATAAACTACTCCTGATGCAGACCACTTTGCATTTCCAAAAGCTTTAATTAAGTTTATTCAAAAGTTGAGCTGTAACACTGCAACAGAGCAAAGAGTAGAATAAAGATAGCCAAGATTACAGATTTTGATCATAATTACAAGGCAACTGAGCATAAACCAGTGGATGGAATGTTTTCACTATTTAGCTCAATCAAATAGTTAATTTGAATgcaattaactcatttaaataagtaaaatgataatattCCAATGCATCTCGATACTATAATTATTTAGAGAGCCATGAAGTcaattaagaagaaaaggaaatgcaatttaaaCAAGAATGTGCAGTGGCCTAATGAATTAAAAGGTGTGTGTATAACTCAAGTCTAATGTAGGAAACGAGAACTAACTGCAAGTCAGAAATATCTTGAGGATACGTGGATGAAACTCCTTGATCTACCGAGTGGATAAGCAGAGTAATCAATATCTGAATGCTTAAGACTTGCGAAAGTTAACAACTGAATAAAAGAGAAGTATGATGTGCCAAATGAGATCAAAGACTCAGAGTATTTTATGGTATAAAAATATGAGTCTCTTTAATGATGATTGTATGGACTATGCAAAGACCTGTTGATAGAGAAAGGATCAAATCATCTTAGTCCCTGAGCTGTGGCTTACAAATCAGTtcttgctatttgttgtttttcccttgctgcttttaatatgttttctttgtatttaatttttgatagtttgattaataggtgtcttggcatgtttctccttggatttatcctgtatgggactctgtgcttcctggacttgattaactatttcctttcccatattagagaagttttcaactataatctcttcaaatattttctcagtccctttctttttctcttcttcttctgggacccctataattcgaatgttggtgcgtttaatgttgtcccagaggtctctgagactgtcctcagttcttttcattcctttttctttattctgctctgcagtcgttatttccactattttatcttccaggtcaattatccgttcttctgcctcagttattctgctattgatcccttctagagtattttttatttcatttattgtgttgttcatcgttgcttgtttcttctttagttcttctaggtccttgttaaatgtttcttgcattttctctattctatttccaagattttggatcatctttactatcattattctgaattctttttcaggtagactgcctatttcctcttcatttgttaggtctggtgggtttttaccttgctccttcatctgctgtgtgtttttctgtcttctcattttgcttatcttactgtgtttggggtctcctttttgtaggctgcaggttcatagttcccgttgtttttggtgtctgtccccagtggctaaggttggttcagtgggttgtgtaggtttcctggtggaggggactagtgcctgtgttctggtggatgaggctggatcttgtctttctggtgagcaggtccacgtctggtggtgtgttttggggtgtctgttgccttattatgattttaggcagcctctctgctaatgggtggggttgtgttcctgtcttgctagttgtttggcatagggtgtccagcactgtagcttgctggtcgttgagtgaagctgggggctggtgttgagatggagatctctgggagattttcgccgtttgatattatgtggagctgggaggtctcttgtggaccagtgtcctgaagttggctctcccacctcagtggcacagccctgactccttgctggagcaccaagagcctgtcctccacacggctcagaataaaagggagaaaaaacagaaagaaagaaagaggataaagtaaagataaaataaagttattaaaataaaaaataattattaagaaaaaaatttgtttaaagtaaaaaaaaaagaaaaaaaaccccagacggtgagaaccctaggacaaatggtgaaagcaaagctaaacagacaaaatctcacacagaagcatacacatacacactcacaaaaagaggaaaaggggaaaaaataatatatcttgttcccaaagtccacctcctcaatttgggatgattcgttgtctattcaggtattccatagatgcagggtacatcaagttgattgtggagatttaatcctctgctcctgaggctgctgggagagatttccctttctcttccttcttcgcACAGCTctgggggttcagctttggatttggtcccgcctctgcgcgtaggtcgcctgagggcgtctgttcttcgctcagacaggacagggttaaaggagcagctgattcgggggctctggctctctcaggctggggggagggaggggtaaggagtgcggggcgagcctgcggcggcagaggccggcgtgacgttgcaccagcctgaggtgcgccgtgcgttctcccgg
Protein-coding regions in this window:
- the LOC132518627 gene encoding LOW QUALITY PROTEIN: olfactory receptor 2V1-like (The sequence of the model RefSeq protein was modified relative to this genomic sequence to represent the inferred CDS: inserted 2 bases in 1 codon) — translated: MDKRNEISGADFILLGLFLDMKHIRFFIGAMLVIYTVALTLNFVLILLICMDSHLHTPVYFLLSQLALMDVMLISSTVPKMATNFFSGRRNISRVACGTQIFFFLTLGIAECILITLMSYDRYVAICNPLRYALIMRQKVCLQMAAISWAGGALTSLAHTAYPMHFPTCGSREISHFLCEVMAILKLACXYEKAVIVTSIVVLLIPLSLIMFSYALIFLAILRMKSPEGRDKALATCSSHLTVVCLYYGPAMVVYMRPSSYHNPKLDQVLLVLGPILTPLLNPLIYGLRNKEVVGALRKVLS